A stretch of Rhodoferax potami DNA encodes these proteins:
- a CDS encoding Bug family tripartite tricarboxylate transporter substrate binding protein — protein sequence MAVASAFMVSVAQAQTGPVRILVGFPAGGGTDAIARTLADKLKDQLGVPVVVENKAGAGGQIAAQSLKAAAPDGNTLFLTHDHTISILPQVVKNPGFDPAKDFVPVAGFATFVNALAVSGGTPAKSTAEYVAWVRTQGGKGTLGVPAPASTPEFLVKVLGEKYKLDLVAAPYRGSAPMMADMLGNQIAAGVGSVPDFIENHKAGKIRIVAVLGGSRQAVLPDVPTFSELGLGGLEDMPYYGLFAPAGTPKAAIDKVSDALAKVLAQPDVKDHLTAMGLTVGFMNSQQLAKREQAYTQVWAKLIKASGFQAQ from the coding sequence ATGGCCGTGGCATCGGCCTTTATGGTCTCGGTAGCACAGGCCCAGACCGGGCCTGTGCGGATTCTGGTCGGCTTTCCTGCTGGCGGGGGAACTGACGCGATTGCCCGCACCTTGGCGGACAAACTCAAAGACCAGCTCGGTGTGCCGGTGGTGGTGGAGAACAAGGCCGGTGCAGGCGGCCAGATCGCGGCTCAAAGCCTTAAAGCGGCAGCCCCCGATGGCAACACGCTGTTTTTGACCCACGACCACACGATTTCCATCTTGCCGCAGGTGGTCAAGAACCCCGGCTTTGATCCGGCCAAAGACTTTGTTCCGGTCGCTGGTTTCGCCACCTTTGTGAATGCTTTGGCAGTGTCTGGCGGCACCCCAGCCAAATCGACGGCCGAGTACGTGGCCTGGGTGCGCACCCAGGGCGGCAAGGGCACGCTGGGGGTGCCGGCGCCGGCCTCCACCCCGGAGTTTCTGGTCAAGGTGCTGGGCGAGAAATACAAGCTGGACTTGGTGGCTGCTCCGTACCGCGGCAGCGCACCGATGATGGCCGATATGCTGGGCAATCAAATCGCCGCTGGCGTGGGCTCGGTGCCGGACTTTATTGAAAACCACAAGGCCGGAAAAATCCGCATCGTGGCGGTGCTCGGTGGCAGCCGCCAGGCGGTCCTGCCGGATGTGCCCACATTCAGTGAGCTCGGGTTAGGCGGTTTGGAAGACATGCCCTACTACGGGTTGTTTGCTCCGGCCGGTACGCCCAAAGCGGCCATCGACAAGGTCTCGGACGCGCTGGCCAAAGTGCTGGCACAGCCCGACGTGAAAGACCACCTCACCGCCATGGGCCTGACGGTGGGCTTCATGAACTCGCAGCAACTCGCCAAGCGTGAGCAGGCGTACACCCAGGTCTGGGCAAAGCTGATCAAAGCCAGCGGCTTTCAGGCGCAGTAA
- a CDS encoding SDR family oxidoreductase, with protein sequence MQPIVLITGGSRGIGAATAFAAANAGYAVAVNYAHNSLAADEVVRQIRQQGGTAITVQADVAEEAQVLGMFDKVDAKLGRITGLVNNAGVVDHACRVADMSAERMRRMLNTNVLGSMLCAREAVRRMSTRCGGEGGSIVNLSSVAATLGSPGQYVDYAASKGAIDSFTLGLAREVATEGIRVNAVRPGIIDTDIHASGGQPDRAQRLAPQVPMQRPGRAEEVAASIVWLLGAQSSYTTGALLDVAGGR encoded by the coding sequence ATGCAACCTATTGTTCTCATCACCGGCGGCTCCCGCGGTATCGGTGCCGCTACGGCATTCGCGGCAGCGAATGCCGGCTATGCCGTCGCCGTCAACTACGCACACAACTCACTGGCGGCCGACGAGGTGGTGCGCCAGATCCGCCAGCAGGGCGGGACCGCGATCACGGTACAGGCCGACGTGGCCGAAGAGGCCCAGGTACTCGGCATGTTTGACAAAGTCGATGCCAAACTCGGCCGCATCACCGGGCTGGTCAACAACGCCGGGGTGGTAGACCATGCCTGCCGCGTGGCCGACATGAGTGCAGAGCGCATGCGCCGCATGCTCAATACCAACGTGTTGGGCAGCATGCTGTGCGCCCGCGAAGCCGTGCGCCGCATGAGCACCCGCTGTGGGGGTGAGGGCGGCAGCATCGTGAACCTCTCCAGCGTGGCCGCTACCCTCGGCTCGCCCGGGCAGTATGTGGACTATGCGGCCAGCAAAGGCGCGATCGACAGCTTTACATTGGGTCTGGCGCGCGAAGTGGCGACTGAAGGCATCCGGGTGAATGCGGTGCGGCCTGGCATTATTGACACCGACATCCACGCCTCGGGCGGACAACCAGACCGGGCCCAGCGGCTAGCGCCCCAGGTGCCCATGCAGCGCCCCGGCCGCGCCGAGGAGGTGGCCGCCAGCATCGTGTGGCTTTTGGGCGCGCAGTCCAGCTACACCACCGGCGCGCTGCTGGATGTAGCCGGCGGGCGCTGA
- a CDS encoding amidohydrolase family protein yields MQHTFLTWLFTGMAWATGAQAADYAGPIFDAHLHYNVEAQQAHPLDDVLARMQRSGVRAVLANSRPNDGTRTLASAGALTQAAGVTVVPLVRLYRDRADYDNWFRDPTIATMVDMELARGTAAGPYRGLGEFHLYDSANASGPVAVQLMARAEREGLVVLAHVDDITIDGLLGATPSGGARSRLIWAHTGIGGVPVERVRALLRKYPGLIGELSYRPGLTCATGSAPVLCPEWRALLLEFPDRFVIGSDTWVNQRWQYYEALMSEYRAWLGGLPPAVARKIAWGNAAALFGLPPEPAARP; encoded by the coding sequence ATGCAACACACGTTTTTGACCTGGCTGTTTACCGGAATGGCATGGGCGACTGGCGCGCAAGCCGCCGACTATGCGGGCCCTATTTTTGATGCCCATCTGCACTACAACGTGGAGGCACAGCAAGCCCACCCCTTGGACGACGTGCTGGCCCGCATGCAGCGCAGTGGGGTGCGGGCGGTACTGGCCAACTCCCGCCCCAATGACGGCACCCGCACGTTAGCGTCAGCCGGTGCTTTGACGCAGGCGGCCGGCGTCACGGTGGTCCCGCTGGTTCGCCTCTACCGGGACCGGGCCGATTACGACAACTGGTTTCGCGACCCGACGATTGCCACTATGGTGGACATGGAGTTGGCGCGGGGCACGGCGGCCGGCCCTTACCGGGGGCTGGGCGAGTTCCATCTTTATGACAGCGCCAATGCCAGCGGCCCAGTGGCGGTGCAGTTGATGGCGCGGGCGGAGCGCGAAGGGCTGGTGGTGCTGGCGCATGTGGACGACATCACCATCGATGGCCTGTTGGGTGCCACCCCCTCCGGCGGCGCGCGCAGCCGGCTCATTTGGGCGCACACCGGCATAGGCGGTGTCCCGGTAGAGAGGGTGCGCGCCTTGCTGCGCAAGTACCCGGGTTTGATTGGTGAGTTGTCTTACCGCCCGGGGCTGACCTGCGCCACCGGATCGGCCCCCGTGCTATGCCCTGAGTGGCGGGCTTTGTTGCTGGAGTTTCCGGACCGGTTCGTGATCGGCTCTGACACCTGGGTCAACCAGCGCTGGCAGTATTACGAAGCGCTGATGTCCGAGTACCGCGCCTGGCTGGGCGGCTTGCCGCCTGCTGTGGCCCGCAAGATTGCATGGGGCAATGCGGCGGCGCTCTTCGGCTTGCCGCCTGAGCCCGCCGCACGGCCGTAA
- a CDS encoding MarC family protein: protein MDLKPLVTLLAIVNPLAIVPFFIHYTQGFSGAQRRNTIWVSSFSAFLVIAVSALLGLQILEFFGISLASFQVGGGMLLLTSALNMLNAQPAEAKPSSHELQDGAEKAAMGASIAVVPLTIPLLTGPATMSTVVIYADKAKTFFQLGTLVGYGVVIALATALCFSLAQPIARFLGKTGINVMTRLMGLILAALAVEVMSDGLTKLFPVLGGQ, encoded by the coding sequence ATGGACCTTAAACCTCTGGTGACCCTGCTGGCCATCGTGAACCCGCTGGCCATCGTGCCATTTTTCATCCACTACACCCAGGGATTCTCCGGGGCCCAACGGCGCAACACTATCTGGGTGTCGTCGTTCAGCGCCTTTTTGGTGATTGCTGTCAGCGCATTGCTGGGCTTGCAAATTCTGGAGTTTTTCGGCATTTCGCTGGCCAGCTTCCAGGTGGGCGGCGGTATGTTGCTGCTGACCAGTGCCCTAAACATGCTGAACGCGCAACCCGCCGAAGCCAAACCCAGCAGCCACGAACTGCAAGATGGCGCAGAAAAAGCCGCCATGGGCGCCAGCATTGCGGTCGTGCCACTCACTATCCCGCTGCTGACCGGCCCGGCCACTATGTCCACCGTGGTGATTTATGCCGACAAGGCCAAAACGTTTTTCCAACTCGGGACCCTGGTCGGGTACGGCGTGGTGATCGCGCTGGCTACGGCCCTGTGCTTTTCGCTGGCACAACCGATTGCGCGTTTTCTGGGCAAAACCGGCATCAATGTGATGACCCGGCTGATGGGGCTGATTTTGGCGGCCTTGGCCGTCGAGGTGATGAGCGACGGGTTGACCAAGCTCTTCCCGGTACTCGGCGGCCAATAA
- a CDS encoding LON peptidase substrate-binding domain-containing protein translates to MAELLTLQSLPLFPLNTVLYPGGSLQLQIFEVRYLDLIGRCHKTGAPFGVVSLTQGQEVRRPEASGDGFANEAFVDIGTLATVTEFSAPQAGLMLVRCTAGERFRVTRRERLKHGLWVADVQGLPPDRTMPVPDDLKVVSKALESLLENLSLRNGAAELPVQPPYQFDDCAWVANRWCELLQLPPELRQGLMQLDNPLLRLELVGDFLNRHGIADT, encoded by the coding sequence ATGGCTGAACTTCTGACCTTGCAATCCCTGCCGCTGTTTCCGCTCAACACGGTGCTTTACCCCGGTGGCAGTTTGCAGCTGCAGATTTTCGAGGTGCGCTACCTGGACCTTATCGGCCGGTGCCACAAAACCGGAGCCCCTTTCGGCGTGGTCTCGCTGACCCAAGGGCAAGAGGTGCGGCGCCCCGAGGCTTCTGGCGACGGGTTTGCGAACGAAGCGTTTGTGGACATCGGCACCCTGGCGACCGTGACTGAGTTTTCGGCACCGCAAGCGGGCTTGATGCTGGTGCGCTGCACGGCGGGCGAGCGCTTTCGCGTTACCCGGCGCGAGCGTCTCAAGCACGGTTTGTGGGTGGCGGATGTGCAAGGCCTGCCGCCTGATCGCACCATGCCGGTGCCGGACGATCTGAAAGTAGTGTCCAAGGCGCTGGAGTCGCTGTTGGAGAACCTGAGCCTGCGCAACGGAGCGGCAGAGCTGCCGGTGCAGCCGCCTTACCAGTTTGACGACTGCGCCTGGGTCGCCAACCGGTGGTGCGAGTTGTTACAGCTCCCGCCAGAGCTGCGCCAAGGACTGATGCAGCTCGACAACCCTTTGCTCCGCTTGGAGCTGGTGGGCGACTTTTTAAACCGCCACGGCATAGCAGACACCTGA
- a CDS encoding ABC-type transport auxiliary lipoprotein family protein translates to MKKIAARAGIAWARASLGLIFVVALGACSAPRGVTTAVYDFGPGVVEPQPQNRMAPLPLLVMADVQAPLALEGSAVLYRLNYTDGQLLRPYAQARWSMPPAQLLRQQLRATLSAQRPILNANEGGPSPAGALVLRMELEEFSQLFDSPQASRGVLRVRATLLRAGPGGETLVAQRTVVASSSAPTPDAAGGVRALTVAAQSAITQLDDWVQQTQAALPTTRP, encoded by the coding sequence ATGAAAAAAATAGCTGCTCGCGCAGGTATTGCTTGGGCTAGAGCCTCATTGGGCTTGATTTTTGTCGTGGCGCTGGGCGCCTGCTCTGCGCCGCGTGGGGTGACCACGGCGGTGTATGACTTCGGCCCGGGCGTGGTGGAGCCGCAGCCGCAGAACCGCATGGCGCCCTTGCCTTTGTTGGTGATGGCCGATGTTCAGGCCCCGCTTGCCTTGGAGGGCTCGGCAGTGCTTTACCGCCTCAACTACACCGATGGCCAGCTGTTGCGCCCCTATGCCCAAGCCCGCTGGAGCATGCCGCCTGCGCAGCTACTGCGCCAGCAACTGCGGGCTACACTGAGCGCACAGCGCCCGATCCTCAATGCGAACGAAGGTGGCCCCAGCCCTGCCGGAGCACTGGTGTTGCGCATGGAGCTCGAAGAGTTCAGCCAGCTGTTTGACAGCCCGCAGGCCAGCCGCGGCGTGCTGCGGGTGCGGGCCACCTTGCTCCGTGCAGGTCCAGGGGGCGAAACCCTGGTGGCGCAGCGCACCGTAGTGGCCAGCAGCTCCGCGCCCACGCCCGATGCGGCCGGTGGTGTGCGCGCCTTGACCGTAGCGGCCCAGTCCGCGATCACACAGCTCGACGACTGGGTGCAGCAAACCCAAGCCGCCTTGCCCACCACCAGACCCTGA
- a CDS encoding MlaD family protein yields MENKSHALAAGAFVVALLALLTALAVWLTRDTTEQRMFEISSAEGVTGLQPQAAVRYKGVLVGRVTDIALDPLQRGNVLLRIAVNEAAPITRTTYASLGFQGVTGLAFVQLDDKDEGSPALVAEGDAAPRIPMRASMVSRLSEQGGNLLTQLEQASIRMNGLLANDNQKQLMGAISNLSDAAANISALTKRADQVLGADGNPVAMNLPHMVAQADATLKSIQITTERLGASADAVRNSATEFQRTSKRMSDPGGTLDKIGQSTDALATTSRQIQIQLLPRLQRTVEDTGRTARQVGRAVESLNDNPQSVLFGRTTGLPGPGESGFVAPAPATAP; encoded by the coding sequence ATGGAAAACAAATCTCACGCCCTGGCTGCCGGGGCCTTTGTGGTGGCACTGTTGGCATTGCTGACTGCACTAGCAGTGTGGCTGACCCGGGACACCACCGAGCAGCGCATGTTCGAGATATCGAGCGCCGAAGGCGTGACCGGACTGCAGCCCCAGGCAGCAGTCCGCTACAAAGGGGTGCTGGTCGGCCGGGTGACCGACATTGCACTCGACCCCCTGCAGCGAGGCAATGTGCTGCTGCGGATTGCGGTCAATGAAGCTGCCCCGATCACCCGCACTACCTATGCCTCGCTGGGTTTCCAGGGTGTGACTGGTTTGGCCTTTGTGCAGCTCGACGACAAGGACGAAGGCAGCCCCGCGCTGGTGGCAGAGGGCGACGCGGCCCCCCGCATCCCGATGCGGGCCAGCATGGTGTCGCGCTTGTCGGAGCAGGGCGGCAACCTGCTCACCCAGCTCGAGCAAGCCAGCATCCGGATGAACGGCTTGCTGGCGAACGACAACCAGAAGCAATTGATGGGCGCGATCAGCAACCTGAGCGATGCCGCGGCCAACATCAGCGCCCTGACCAAACGGGCAGACCAGGTGTTGGGGGCCGACGGCAACCCGGTGGCGATGAACCTGCCCCACATGGTGGCCCAGGCAGACGCCACCTTGAAAAGTATCCAAATCACCACCGAGCGCTTGGGCGCCAGCGCCGATGCGGTGCGCAACTCGGCCACCGAGTTCCAACGGACCTCCAAGCGCATGAGCGACCCGGGGGGCACCCTCGACAAAATCGGCCAGAGCACCGATGCACTGGCCACGACCAGCCGCCAGATCCAGATCCAGTTGCTGCCGCGCCTTCAGCGCACGGTCGAGGACACCGGCCGCACAGCCCGCCAGGTCGGCCGCGCGGTGGAGAGTCTGAATGACAACCCCCAGAGTGTGCTGTTCGGGCGCACTACCGGTCTGCCCGGCCCCGGCGAGTCCGGCTTTGTGGCGCCTGCGCCGGCTACAGCACCATGA
- a CDS encoding ABC transporter ATP-binding protein, with the protein MSDAAKAMVQIDQLWSVFKTAGTATVIHQDLDLTVAQGELLSIVGGSGSGKTVLLRQMLGLETPTRGTVTVQGRPAAELGRAGASSRVGMLFQHGALFSAFTVLENIAFPLRERGTLPPALVRDVAMVKLQMVGLDPKHAHKMPSDLSGGMIKRVALARALAMDPPLLLLDEPTAGLDPDSADAFCALLQSLHRELDLTVVMVTHDLDTIFELSTRIAVVADKRVVLDAAPEAVVAFEHPFVQDFFRGGRGRRAQALLHSPSNAG; encoded by the coding sequence ATGAGCGACGCTGCCAAGGCCATGGTGCAGATCGACCAGCTGTGGTCCGTGTTCAAAACCGCCGGCACTGCTACCGTGATCCACCAAGACCTCGACCTCACAGTCGCGCAAGGCGAGCTGCTCTCGATCGTGGGCGGCTCCGGCAGCGGCAAAACCGTCTTGCTGCGCCAGATGCTCGGGCTGGAAACACCGACCCGTGGCACCGTGACCGTGCAGGGCCGGCCTGCTGCAGAGCTGGGGCGCGCCGGAGCGTCCAGCCGGGTAGGCATGTTGTTTCAGCACGGGGCTTTGTTTTCTGCATTCACGGTGCTGGAGAACATTGCATTTCCGCTGCGCGAGCGCGGTACCCTGCCGCCCGCCTTGGTGCGCGATGTGGCCATGGTCAAGTTGCAGATGGTGGGGCTGGACCCCAAGCACGCCCACAAAATGCCCTCGGACTTGTCCGGCGGCATGATCAAGCGGGTAGCACTGGCGCGCGCACTCGCCATGGACCCGCCCTTGCTGCTGCTGGACGAACCCACCGCAGGCCTGGACCCCGATAGCGCCGATGCATTTTGTGCGCTCTTGCAGAGCCTGCACCGGGAGCTGGACTTGACGGTGGTGATGGTGACCCACGACCTCGATACCATTTTCGAACTCAGTACCCGGATTGCGGTCGTGGCGGACAAGCGGGTGGTGCTGGATGCGGCACCAGAGGCGGTGGTGGCTTTTGAGCATCCGTTTGTGCAAGACTTTTTCAGGGGTGGACGAGGGCGCCGTGCGCAAGCGCTCTTGCATTCGCCCTCCAATGCAGGTTAG
- a CDS encoding MlaE family ABC transporter permease, with the protein MEDTQPALSITQDPEGLRVTLRGTWTADALSAPAAWLGIEAQWRTVAAAVKAAPAVVWDAQPVLRMDHTGAQALWNFWSRHWPEQLLAEPIHKALLERVARFSVPPPPADPMDWHVLLTALGRKLAGVQSHLVGLLRMTGQLLLDCVQLARHPLQGPWRDVSGHLYRIGATALPITALVGFLIGVVLAYLMSKQLRQYGADSFIVNILGMSLIRELGPVLAAILVAGRSGSAITAQIGVMRVTEELDAMRVMGIPKGFRLVMPRTLAMAVAMPLVAVWTTLAALLGGMLAADLSMGLTPAYFVSALPKTVEIANLWLALGKSCVFGVLIALIACHHGLRVKPDTQSLGQGTTASVVSSITMVILVDALFAVVFKSVGL; encoded by the coding sequence GTGGAGGACACCCAGCCCGCACTCAGCATCACCCAGGACCCAGAAGGTCTGCGGGTCACTCTGCGCGGGACATGGACGGCTGATGCGCTCTCAGCGCCTGCCGCCTGGCTTGGTATCGAGGCCCAATGGCGCACCGTAGCGGCGGCGGTCAAGGCTGCTCCGGCGGTGGTGTGGGATGCGCAGCCGGTGCTGCGTATGGACCATACCGGTGCCCAGGCGCTCTGGAACTTCTGGAGTCGCCACTGGCCGGAGCAACTGCTGGCCGAGCCTATCCACAAAGCCCTGCTGGAACGGGTGGCCCGCTTTTCGGTGCCACCGCCTCCCGCCGACCCTATGGATTGGCATGTGTTGTTGACGGCCTTGGGCCGCAAACTCGCCGGTGTGCAGTCGCACCTGGTCGGGCTGCTGCGCATGACGGGGCAGTTGCTGTTGGACTGCGTGCAACTCGCCCGCCACCCCCTGCAGGGCCCTTGGCGGGATGTGTCGGGGCACCTTTACCGCATCGGGGCCACTGCGCTGCCGATAACCGCGCTCGTGGGCTTTTTGATCGGTGTGGTGTTGGCGTACCTGATGTCCAAGCAGCTGCGCCAATACGGCGCGGACAGCTTCATCGTCAATATTCTCGGCATGTCGCTGATACGCGAGCTCGGGCCTGTGCTGGCAGCGATTCTGGTAGCCGGGCGTTCAGGCTCGGCGATCACGGCGCAAATCGGCGTCATGCGGGTGACGGAAGAGCTCGACGCCATGCGCGTCATGGGCATTCCCAAGGGGTTCCGGCTCGTCATGCCTCGCACCTTGGCCATGGCGGTGGCCATGCCCTTGGTTGCAGTGTGGACCACGCTGGCGGCCTTGCTGGGCGGCATGCTGGCCGCAGACCTGAGCATGGGTCTCACACCGGCTTACTTTGTGTCTGCTTTGCCCAAAACCGTAGAGATTGCCAACCTGTGGCTGGCCCTGGGCAAGTCCTGTGTGTTTGGCGTCCTGATTGCGCTGATCGCCTGCCACCATGGCCTTCGGGTCAAGCCAGACACCCAGAGTCTGGGCCAGGGCACCACCGCATCGGTGGTGAGTTCCATCACCATGGTGATTCTGGTGGATGCGCTTTTTGCGGTCGTCTTTAAATCGGTGGGCCTATGA
- a CDS encoding enoyl-CoA hydratase/isomerase family protein produces MQENVGPTEELGIEQRGAVLWLTIQREERRNAMSHGVIAGMADAIRAAQHQPDIRAIVITGAGPKAFCSGADLQASKVFTGDYSQPHAHLAQLLRAARASHIPLIARVNGFCLAGGMGLLSMCDMAVAASHATFGLPEVKVGVFPAQVLTVLQHLVPRRVLAEMCITGEPITSAQAMAYGLVNHVDDDVDAKLQWLLDRILDKSPAAIRRGLYTMKSVETMAFEESMAFTESQIALFTLTDDAREGQKAFQEKRKPLWTGT; encoded by the coding sequence ATGCAAGAAAATGTAGGCCCGACCGAAGAACTGGGAATCGAACAACGCGGCGCCGTGCTGTGGCTCACCATCCAGCGCGAAGAGCGCCGCAATGCCATGAGCCACGGCGTGATTGCTGGTATGGCCGATGCGATTCGCGCGGCTCAGCACCAACCGGACATCCGCGCGATTGTGATCACCGGTGCAGGCCCCAAGGCGTTTTGCTCGGGCGCTGACTTGCAGGCCTCCAAAGTCTTTACCGGCGACTATTCGCAACCCCACGCCCATCTAGCCCAGCTCTTGCGCGCGGCCCGCGCTAGCCATATTCCGCTGATCGCGCGGGTCAACGGCTTTTGTCTGGCCGGTGGCATGGGCCTGCTGTCCATGTGCGACATGGCCGTGGCGGCGAGCCACGCCACCTTTGGCCTGCCGGAAGTCAAAGTTGGCGTGTTTCCGGCGCAGGTACTCACGGTACTGCAGCACTTGGTGCCGCGCCGGGTGCTTGCCGAGATGTGCATCACCGGCGAACCGATCACAAGCGCACAAGCAATGGCCTATGGGCTGGTCAACCATGTGGACGACGATGTGGATGCCAAATTGCAATGGCTGCTGGACCGGATACTGGACAAGTCCCCGGCAGCCATTCGCAGGGGGCTGTACACCATGAAATCGGTGGAGACCATGGCGTTCGAGGAGTCAATGGCATTCACCGAGAGCCAGATCGCGCTCTTCACCCTCACCGATGACGCCCGCGAGGGCCAAAAAGCCTTTCAGGAAAAGCGCAAACCGCTCTGGACAGGCACATGA
- a CDS encoding putative Na+/H+ antiporter, whose translation MSGSLDTASLLNMVGAVLFGIALIHTFCAKYLESLAHRHPAHAGLFHLLGEVEVVFGFWAFVLVAAIALIASGSEAIAYAESRHYTEPLFVCVVMVVAASRPVLEAVRAALNGISRIVPLPSSLVLAWLGLAAVPLLGSLITEPAAMTLAALMLAPQIFRAEMPERLKYAALGVLFVNISIGGTLTSYAAPPVLMVAATWNWDTAFMATQFGWKATVAVLVNASAMTWFLRRHLPATPAHTGTPGEVPVPALVSLVHLAFLTGVVVLAHHPVLFLGLFLFFLGYTQAYARFQSPLILKEGLLVGFFLAGLVVLGGMQQWWLQPIVSGLEPTALFFGALVLTAFTDNAALTYLGSLIQGISPASQYMLVAGAVAGGGLTVIANAPNPAGVALLRHGFDDQSIGAGGLLLGALLPTAVAAACFLLL comes from the coding sequence ATGAGTGGCTCGCTAGATACGGCAAGCCTGCTGAATATGGTGGGGGCCGTACTGTTCGGCATTGCACTCATTCACACTTTTTGCGCCAAGTACCTGGAGTCGCTGGCCCACCGCCATCCGGCGCATGCCGGTTTGTTTCATCTGCTGGGCGAGGTGGAAGTGGTGTTCGGCTTCTGGGCTTTTGTGCTGGTTGCTGCGATAGCCCTGATCGCCAGTGGCAGCGAGGCCATTGCCTATGCAGAGTCTCGCCACTACACCGAGCCGCTGTTTGTGTGCGTGGTGATGGTGGTAGCCGCTTCACGCCCGGTGCTGGAGGCCGTGCGCGCGGCCCTGAATGGCATCAGCCGGATCGTGCCGCTGCCCTCTTCCTTGGTGTTGGCCTGGCTGGGTTTGGCTGCGGTGCCGCTTCTGGGCTCCCTGATCACAGAGCCTGCCGCCATGACGCTGGCGGCCCTGATGCTCGCGCCGCAGATCTTCCGCGCCGAGATGCCTGAGCGACTTAAATATGCAGCGCTGGGCGTGCTGTTTGTCAATATTTCCATCGGCGGCACGCTCACGTCGTACGCCGCGCCGCCGGTGCTGATGGTGGCCGCCACCTGGAATTGGGATACGGCCTTCATGGCTACTCAATTCGGCTGGAAAGCCACCGTCGCCGTGCTGGTGAACGCGAGTGCCATGACCTGGTTCTTGCGGCGCCATTTGCCGGCTACGCCCGCTCACACCGGCACACCGGGGGAGGTGCCCGTGCCCGCCTTGGTGAGCCTGGTGCACCTCGCGTTTCTGACGGGCGTGGTGGTTCTTGCGCACCACCCGGTGCTGTTTCTGGGCTTGTTTTTGTTCTTTCTGGGCTACACCCAGGCCTATGCGCGATTCCAGTCGCCCTTGATCCTCAAGGAGGGTTTGCTGGTCGGATTCTTTTTGGCGGGCCTGGTGGTCTTGGGGGGCATGCAGCAGTGGTGGCTCCAACCGATCGTGTCCGGCCTCGAGCCCACGGCGCTGTTTTTCGGGGCCTTGGTGCTGACGGCTTTTACCGACAATGCGGCACTGACCTACTTGGGCTCGTTGATTCAGGGTATTTCACCCGCCTCGCAGTACATGCTGGTGGCCGGTGCCGTTGCGGGCGGGGGGCTGACGGTGATCGCCAATGCCCCCAACCCGGCGGGCGTTGCGCTGCTGCGCCACGGTTTTGATGACCAATCCATCGGTGCCGGCGGCTTGCTGCTCGGCGCCCTTCTCCCGACTGCCGTTGCGGCAGCGTGCTTTTTGCTGCTATGA